The following proteins are co-located in the Vicinamibacterales bacterium genome:
- the murG gene encoding undecaprenyldiphospho-muramoylpentapeptide beta-N-acetylglucosaminyltransferase, with the protein MRVLFAGGGTGGHLFPGVAVADELRRRDPSAEVSFVGTARGLEHRVVPALGLPLDRIRSAGLKGKSPSALARGLALLPLSALDAWRVLSARRPEVVVGVGGYSSGPVLLMAALRGIPTLLMEQNAAPGFTNRTLARWVRAAAVSYEETLRYFPGIGVLTGNPVRKEFLQAMEAADEAPVGDVRMLIVGGSQGARAINQAMVAAAPRLAAAGGMAITHQTGERDLASVREGYAATGLPATVAAFFDDMNRHLRDADVVVARAGASTLAEITVLGRASVLVPLPTAADDHQRKNARALEAAGAADVIEERDLTGERLAAHLLALAADGPRRAAMAAKARALGRPDAAARVADAIEALAGGR; encoded by the coding sequence GTGCGCGTGCTCTTCGCGGGCGGGGGCACCGGGGGACACCTGTTCCCGGGGGTGGCGGTGGCCGACGAGCTGCGGCGCCGCGATCCGTCCGCGGAGGTGTCGTTCGTGGGCACGGCGCGTGGCCTGGAGCACCGCGTCGTCCCCGCGCTCGGGCTGCCGCTGGATCGCATCCGGAGCGCCGGCCTGAAGGGGAAATCGCCGTCGGCGCTGGCGCGCGGGCTGGCGCTCCTGCCCCTCTCGGCCCTGGACGCGTGGCGCGTGCTGTCGGCGCGACGGCCGGAGGTGGTCGTGGGCGTCGGCGGCTACAGCTCGGGACCGGTGCTGCTCATGGCCGCGCTGCGGGGCATTCCCACGCTGCTCATGGAGCAGAACGCGGCGCCTGGCTTCACCAACCGGACGCTCGCCCGGTGGGTCAGGGCCGCCGCCGTCAGCTACGAGGAGACGCTCCGGTACTTTCCCGGCATCGGGGTGCTGACGGGCAATCCCGTGCGCAAGGAGTTCCTGCAGGCCATGGAGGCGGCCGATGAGGCGCCGGTCGGAGACGTGCGCATGCTGATCGTCGGCGGGTCCCAGGGCGCGCGGGCCATCAACCAGGCCATGGTCGCGGCGGCGCCGCGGCTGGCGGCCGCAGGGGGCATGGCCATCACGCACCAGACCGGCGAACGCGATCTCGCGAGCGTGCGCGAGGGCTATGCCGCGACGGGCCTCCCCGCGACGGTGGCGGCCTTCTTCGACGACATGAACCGGCACCTGCGCGACGCCGACGTCGTGGTGGCGCGCGCCGGTGCGTCGACCCTGGCCGAGATCACGGTGCTGGGCCGAGCGTCGGTGCTCGTGCCGCTGCCCACCGCCGCCGACGACCACCAGCGCAAGAACGCCCGCGCCCTCGAGGCGGCTGGCGCGGCCGACGTCATCGAAGAACGCGACCTCACGGGCGAGCGCCTCGCCGCCCATCTCCTGGCGCTCGCGGCCGACGGCCCCCGCCGTGCCGCCATGGCCGCGAAGGCCCGCGCCCTGGGGCGGCCGGACGCCGCGGCGCGCGTGGCGGACGCCATCGAAGCGCTGGCGGGAGGGCGGTGA
- the ftsW gene encoding putative lipid II flippase FtsW, translating into MARKLQSDKWLFLATLALVCVSVVMVYSASAVVALDKYQQPYYFVTRQVMWALLGLSVLSIVMRIDYRTYQSEQLVWTALGVVAVLLVAVLFMRPINGSHRWFGFGGLGIQPSELAKVVAILFTAVTLDRRMHRIAEPKYALLPVAVISAGLAALILVEPDFGTAAALLAVVAAMVLAAGLPWRYLVGLGLAAVPTAYILIVSAPYRLRRFMAFLNPDADPLGDGFHIIQSTIAVGSGGMLGRGLMGGMQKLFFLPEPHTDFIFAVIAEELGFVGATLVVACFTIIAWRGLRAATAAPDRFGAFLALGITTMVVAQAFVNLSVVLGLMPTKGIPLPLVSSGGSSLLVNLASIGVLLNISQHGVEERAAVEPGVA; encoded by the coding sequence ATGGCGCGGAAGCTCCAGTCTGACAAGTGGCTGTTCCTGGCGACCCTGGCGCTGGTGTGCGTCAGCGTGGTCATGGTCTACAGCGCCTCGGCCGTCGTGGCCCTGGACAAGTACCAGCAGCCCTACTACTTCGTGACGCGCCAGGTGATGTGGGCGCTGCTCGGTCTGTCCGTGCTGTCCATCGTCATGCGCATCGACTACCGGACCTACCAGTCCGAGCAGCTCGTCTGGACCGCGTTGGGGGTGGTGGCGGTGCTCCTGGTCGCCGTGCTCTTCATGCGGCCCATCAACGGGTCGCACCGGTGGTTCGGGTTCGGGGGGCTCGGCATCCAGCCGTCGGAGCTGGCCAAGGTGGTCGCCATCCTGTTCACGGCCGTCACGCTCGACCGCCGGATGCACCGGATCGCCGAGCCGAAATACGCGCTCCTTCCGGTGGCCGTCATCTCCGCCGGTCTCGCCGCCCTGATCCTCGTGGAGCCGGACTTCGGCACCGCCGCCGCGCTGCTGGCCGTGGTGGCGGCCATGGTCCTCGCCGCCGGCCTGCCCTGGCGCTACCTCGTGGGCCTCGGCCTGGCCGCGGTGCCCACCGCCTACATCCTGATCGTGTCGGCGCCCTACCGGCTGCGCCGGTTCATGGCGTTCCTGAATCCCGACGCCGACCCGCTGGGGGACGGCTTCCACATCATCCAGTCCACCATCGCCGTCGGCAGCGGCGGCATGCTCGGCCGCGGGCTGATGGGCGGGATGCAGAAACTCTTCTTCCTGCCCGAGCCCCACACCGACTTCATCTTCGCCGTCATCGCCGAGGAGCTGGGCTTCGTCGGCGCGACGCTGGTCGTGGCCTGCTTCACCATCATCGCGTGGCGGGGCCTCAGGGCCGCCACCGCGGCGCCCGATCGCTTCGGCGCGTTCCTGGCGCTCGGCATCACGACCATGGTCGTCGCGCAGGCCTTCGTCAACCTGAGCGTCGTCCTCGGACTCATGCCCACCAAGGGCATCCCGCTGCCGCTCGTCAGCAGCGGCGGCTCGTCGCTCCTCGTGAACCTCGCGAGCATCGGCGTCCTCCTGAACATCTCGCAGCACGGCGTGGAGGAGCGCGCCGCCGTGGAGCCCGGAGTCGCGTGA
- the murD gene encoding UDP-N-acetylmuramoyl-L-alanine--D-glutamate ligase, producing MTADMHPIGPQGRAFSVAGAHVLVVGAARSGVAAAELLVARGASVALSDRAHVIRDEAHLRAIGVTLDLGRHDPRLFAGADLVVTSPGVPPNLPALEQARRARVPVIGELELASRWIQGRLVAITGTKGKSTTTTLVGRMLESSGRRVLVGGNIGVPLSAQVEASTPDTVHVVEASSFQLEATDTFHPSIAAILNFSADHLDRHADEAEYAAAKSRIFANQSPDDWRVVDADRPETFPIAAVGQARERRYSATRVLDDGVSVEDGVVRRRTPSGDLALAPLGAMRLRGRHMVTNVVAACAIADLAGATPDGMTAALESFGGLEHVMEQVAEIDGVRFVNDSKATNVDAAARAIESYDGVVAIVGGRYKGGRFEDLAGPLQAHGRAVIAIGEAAPLVRSALAGTVAVVDAGSMAEAVARGQELAAPDGVVLLAPACSSFDMFEDYAARGRAFKEAVGRLRT from the coding sequence ATGACGGCCGACATGCACCCGATCGGGCCCCAGGGACGGGCGTTCTCGGTGGCCGGCGCGCACGTGCTCGTCGTGGGCGCGGCCCGGAGCGGCGTCGCCGCCGCCGAGCTCCTCGTCGCGCGCGGCGCGTCGGTGGCCCTGAGCGACCGGGCGCACGTGATCCGCGACGAGGCCCACCTGCGGGCGATCGGCGTGACGCTGGACCTGGGGCGGCACGACCCGCGACTCTTCGCCGGAGCAGACCTCGTGGTCACGAGCCCCGGAGTGCCGCCGAATCTGCCGGCCCTCGAGCAGGCGCGCCGGGCCCGCGTGCCCGTCATCGGCGAGCTCGAGCTGGCGTCGCGCTGGATCCAGGGACGCCTCGTGGCCATCACGGGCACTAAGGGCAAGTCCACCACCACCACGCTGGTCGGCCGGATGCTCGAGTCGTCGGGCCGGCGCGTGCTCGTCGGCGGGAACATCGGAGTGCCGCTCAGCGCGCAGGTGGAAGCCTCCACGCCCGACACCGTCCACGTGGTGGAGGCGAGCAGCTTCCAGCTCGAAGCCACCGACACGTTCCATCCGTCCATCGCGGCCATCCTGAACTTCTCGGCCGATCACCTCGATCGGCACGCGGACGAGGCGGAGTACGCGGCGGCGAAGTCGCGGATCTTCGCGAATCAGTCGCCCGACGACTGGCGGGTCGTGGACGCGGATCGCCCGGAGACGTTTCCGATCGCCGCCGTCGGGCAGGCCCGGGAGCGCCGCTATTCGGCCACGCGCGTGCTCGACGACGGCGTGTCCGTGGAGGACGGCGTCGTGCGGCGGCGGACGCCGTCGGGCGACCTGGCCCTGGCGCCGCTCGGCGCGATGCGGCTGCGCGGCCGCCACATGGTGACCAACGTCGTGGCGGCGTGCGCCATCGCCGATCTGGCCGGGGCCACGCCGGACGGCATGACAGCGGCGCTGGAGTCGTTCGGCGGGCTGGAGCACGTGATGGAGCAGGTGGCCGAGATCGACGGCGTCCGCTTCGTCAACGACTCGAAGGCGACCAACGTGGATGCCGCGGCGCGCGCGATCGAGAGCTACGACGGCGTGGTGGCCATCGTGGGCGGGCGCTACAAGGGCGGCCGGTTCGAGGACCTCGCCGGCCCGCTGCAGGCCCACGGCCGGGCCGTCATCGCCATCGGCGAGGCCGCGCCCCTGGTGCGGTCGGCCTTGGCCGGGACCGTGGCGGTGGTGGACGCGGGGTCGATGGCCGAGGCCGTCGCGCGGGGGCAGGAACTGGCCGCGCCCGACGGCGTGGTGCTGCTGGCGCCGGCCTGCTCGAGCTTCGACATGTTCGAGGACTACGCGGCGCGGGGCCGGGCGTTCAAAGAGGCGGTGGGGAGGCTACGAACGTAG
- the mraY gene encoding phospho-N-acetylmuramoyl-pentapeptide-transferase: MLYHLLPPLAPHFGVLNVTRYITFRTAVASITALVISLLMGPWLIRTLRNFQIGQVIRQEGPQSHRAKAGTPTMGGLLILTAALVPTLLWADLANPFTWIAVLATTAFGAIGLADDYLKITRRSSGGLAARYKMGLQLVVAAGVGVTLVVMAGRRGYDTRILFPFFKQLTPDLGWGYVPFAMLLLTGASNAVNLTDGLDGLAISTFAVAAACFTALAYVTGHAVFAEYLLLPRIPGAAELTIFCGALVGASLGFLWYNCYPAEVFMGDVGSLALGGALGTVAILIKQELLLVIVGGVFVMEATSVILQVGSFKLTGKRVFRMAPLHHHFELAGWSEPKVITRFLILAILFALFSLTTLKLR; the protein is encoded by the coding sequence ATGCTCTATCACCTGCTGCCCCCGCTGGCCCCGCATTTCGGCGTCCTGAACGTCACGCGCTACATCACCTTCCGCACGGCCGTCGCGAGCATCACGGCGCTGGTCATCTCGCTGCTGATGGGTCCGTGGCTCATCCGCACGCTGCGCAACTTCCAGATCGGGCAGGTGATCCGCCAGGAGGGACCGCAGTCGCATCGCGCCAAGGCCGGCACGCCGACGATGGGCGGGCTGCTCATCCTGACCGCCGCGCTCGTGCCGACCCTGCTGTGGGCCGACCTGGCCAATCCGTTCACGTGGATTGCCGTCCTCGCGACGACCGCGTTCGGCGCGATCGGCCTGGCCGACGACTACCTGAAGATCACGCGCCGGTCGTCGGGCGGGCTCGCCGCGCGGTACAAGATGGGCCTGCAGCTCGTCGTGGCGGCCGGCGTGGGCGTGACCCTCGTCGTGATGGCCGGGCGGCGCGGCTACGACACGCGCATCCTCTTCCCGTTCTTCAAGCAGCTCACGCCCGACCTCGGCTGGGGGTACGTGCCCTTCGCGATGCTCCTGCTGACCGGCGCGTCGAATGCCGTCAACCTCACCGACGGCCTCGACGGCCTCGCCATCAGCACGTTCGCGGTGGCGGCGGCCTGCTTCACGGCGCTGGCCTACGTGACCGGCCATGCCGTGTTCGCCGAATACCTGCTGCTGCCCCGGATTCCCGGGGCCGCGGAGCTCACGATCTTCTGTGGCGCGCTCGTGGGCGCGAGCCTCGGCTTCCTCTGGTACAACTGCTACCCCGCAGAGGTGTTCATGGGCGACGTCGGCTCGCTCGCCCTCGGCGGCGCGCTCGGCACCGTCGCCATCCTCATCAAGCAGGAGCTGCTCCTGGTCATCGTCGGCGGCGTCTTCGTGATGGAGGCGACGTCGGTCATCCTGCAGGTCGGCTCGTTCAAGCTCACCGGGAAGCGGGTCTTCCGGATGGCCCCCCTCCACCATCACTTCGAGCTGGCGGGATGGAGCGAGCCGAAGGTGATCACGCGCTTCCTGATCCTGGCGATCCTCTTCGCCCTGTTCAGCCTCACCACGCTCAAGCTGCGATGA
- the murF gene encoding UDP-N-acetylmuramoyl-tripeptide--D-alanyl-D-alanine ligase, translated as MRLDQGSYSAADLAAAVHGRQTDGPSTARLGRVSIDSRTLAPGDLFFAIVAARDGHDFVPAALERGAAGVVVDRPVVARTDAGQVVVEVPDTLRALQDLGRAVRRASGARVVAITGSAGKTTTKDAIAAVLGATYRVVKNRGNLNNHLGLPISLVELRERPDVAVMELGMNHAGEIRVLVDLAEPDVRVWTNVGDAHLGFFGSREAIADAKAEILEGATSGTVLVCNADDPLVMARAASFAGRTITFGTTPGAAVRATAIDDRGIHGSRADVVTPQGPLTLTVALPGFGHVMNALAATAVGLELGIAPAVIAERLATLMPAEHRGVVLTTPDGATILDDSYNSSPAALCRALDVLRASRPAGRTVAVLGEMLELGELSIAEHEACGRHAAGVGLDRLITVGGEPARRLGLAAEGAGLSDGRVSHVASSEEAAELLSGELHPGDLVLVKGSRGIRTDRVVARLVAGGA; from the coding sequence ATGCGCCTCGATCAGGGCTCCTACTCGGCGGCGGACCTCGCCGCGGCCGTGCACGGCCGCCAGACGGACGGACCGTCCACGGCGCGCCTGGGGCGCGTGTCGATCGACTCGCGGACCCTCGCGCCGGGCGACCTCTTCTTCGCCATCGTCGCGGCGCGCGACGGCCACGACTTCGTGCCCGCCGCCCTGGAGCGCGGCGCCGCAGGTGTGGTCGTGGACCGGCCGGTCGTGGCGCGGACCGACGCGGGCCAGGTCGTCGTCGAGGTCCCCGACACGCTGCGGGCGCTGCAGGACCTGGGGCGCGCCGTCCGCCGGGCGTCCGGGGCGCGCGTGGTGGCCATCACCGGGAGCGCCGGCAAGACGACGACGAAGGACGCGATCGCGGCCGTGCTCGGCGCGACCTATCGCGTGGTCAAGAACCGCGGCAACCTGAACAACCACCTCGGGCTGCCGATCTCGCTCGTCGAGCTGCGCGAGCGCCCCGACGTCGCCGTGATGGAGCTCGGCATGAACCACGCCGGCGAGATCCGGGTGCTCGTGGACCTGGCCGAACCGGACGTGCGCGTCTGGACCAACGTGGGTGACGCACACCTCGGGTTCTTCGGCTCGCGCGAGGCGATCGCGGACGCGAAGGCCGAGATCCTCGAAGGTGCGACGAGCGGGACCGTCCTGGTCTGCAACGCCGACGATCCCCTCGTGATGGCGCGGGCGGCCTCGTTCGCGGGCCGGACGATCACGTTCGGCACGACTCCCGGGGCGGCGGTCCGGGCCACCGCGATCGACGATCGCGGCATCCACGGCAGCCGGGCGGACGTCGTCACGCCGCAGGGGCCGCTCACCCTCACGGTGGCGCTGCCTGGCTTCGGCCACGTGATGAACGCGCTGGCCGCGACGGCCGTCGGCCTGGAACTGGGCATCGCGCCGGCCGTCATCGCCGAGCGCCTGGCCACGCTCATGCCCGCCGAGCACCGGGGCGTCGTCCTGACCACGCCCGATGGCGCCACGATCCTGGACGACAGCTACAACTCCAGCCCCGCCGCGCTGTGCCGCGCGCTGGACGTGCTGCGCGCCAGCCGGCCCGCCGGACGCACGGTCGCGGTGCTGGGCGAGATGCTGGAGCTGGGCGAACTGTCGATCGCCGAACACGAGGCGTGCGGACGGCATGCCGCGGGCGTCGGGCTGGATCGTCTGATCACGGTCGGCGGTGAGCCGGCGCGCCGTCTCGGCCTGGCCGCGGAAGGCGCGGGCCTGTCCGACGGCCGCGTGTCGCACGTCGCGTCGAGCGAGGAGGCGGCCGAGCTCCTGTCCGGCGAGCTCCACCCGGGCGACCTCGTCCTGGTGAAGGGCTCGCGGGGCATCCGCACGGACCGGGTCGTCGCGCGGCTCGTGGCGGGGGGGGCCTGA
- a CDS encoding UDP-N-acetylmuramoyl-L-alanyl-D-glutamate--2,6-diaminopimelate ligase: MTQADLVAALGPLVSTATDVSGSVAVADVAYDSRAVVPGAAFVALKGLKADGLDFVPGAVQRGAAVVVAERERPEGLTVPWIAVSDARLALALAGAAAAGHPSREMTVVGVTGTNGKTTTAYLLSSVFDAAGRSCGILGTVSYKVGREVREASRTTPEAPDVQRLLRQMLDAGNRACVMEVSSHALALRRVDGMRFAAAVFTNLTRDHLDFHGDMEAYFAAKRRLFEMLDASAPGVVNADDPRAAALLAMPGRRLTYGLTKPADVRAEGLAMDLNGVRFTAVTPAGPVAVRSPLAGRPNAYNLLAAVSTAVALDVPVDAIAEGLSAQTGVPGRFEVVSAPDDGVTVVVDYAHTDDALRNLIETARPLTAGRVVTVFGCGGERDRTKRPLMGMVAARLSDVVVITSDNPRGEEPRAIIEEIRRGIPAGEAASGRTPEVSAVPDRAEAIERAIAMARPGDLVLIAGKGHEKTQHIGSRVVPFDDVDVARAALARRQARAGS; this comes from the coding sequence GTGACGCAGGCCGACCTGGTCGCCGCGCTGGGGCCGCTCGTCTCGACGGCGACCGACGTCTCCGGGAGCGTGGCGGTCGCCGACGTCGCGTACGACTCACGGGCCGTCGTGCCCGGCGCGGCCTTCGTCGCGCTCAAGGGCCTCAAGGCCGACGGCCTGGACTTCGTCCCTGGCGCCGTGCAGCGCGGCGCCGCCGTGGTCGTGGCGGAGCGGGAGCGGCCCGAGGGCCTGACCGTCCCGTGGATCGCCGTCAGCGACGCCCGGCTCGCCCTCGCGCTCGCCGGCGCGGCCGCCGCCGGACACCCGAGCCGCGAGATGACCGTCGTCGGCGTCACCGGCACCAACGGCAAGACGACCACGGCGTATCTGCTCTCGTCGGTGTTCGACGCCGCCGGCCGGTCGTGCGGCATTCTCGGGACCGTCAGCTACAAGGTCGGCCGCGAGGTGCGCGAGGCCTCCCGGACGACACCGGAGGCCCCGGACGTCCAGCGGCTGCTGCGTCAGATGCTCGACGCGGGCAACCGTGCCTGCGTGATGGAGGTGTCCTCCCACGCCCTGGCCCTCCGACGGGTGGACGGCATGCGCTTCGCCGCGGCGGTCTTCACGAACCTCACGCGCGACCACCTCGACTTCCACGGCGACATGGAGGCGTACTTCGCCGCCAAGCGCCGCCTGTTCGAGATGCTCGACGCCTCGGCGCCGGGCGTCGTGAACGCCGACGATCCGCGGGCGGCCGCGCTCCTCGCGATGCCCGGGCGACGGCTGACCTACGGCCTCACGAAACCCGCCGACGTGCGGGCCGAGGGCCTCGCGATGGACCTGAACGGCGTGCGCTTCACGGCGGTGACGCCCGCCGGACCCGTCGCGGTCCGCTCGCCCCTGGCCGGCCGTCCGAACGCCTACAACCTGCTGGCGGCCGTGAGCACGGCCGTCGCGCTGGACGTGCCCGTCGACGCCATCGCCGAGGGCCTCTCGGCGCAGACGGGCGTGCCCGGCCGCTTCGAAGTGGTGTCGGCGCCCGACGACGGCGTGACCGTCGTCGTGGACTACGCCCACACCGACGACGCGCTGCGCAACCTGATCGAGACGGCCCGTCCGCTCACCGCGGGCCGCGTGGTGACGGTGTTCGGCTGCGGGGGCGAGCGCGATCGGACCAAGCGCCCGCTGATGGGCATGGTGGCCGCCCGCCTGAGCGACGTCGTGGTCATCACGTCGGACAACCCGCGGGGCGAGGAGCCGCGGGCGATCATCGAGGAAATCCGCCGCGGCATCCCGGCCGGCGAGGCGGCGTCGGGCCGCACGCCGGAGGTGAGCGCGGTGCCCGACCGTGCCGAGGCGATCGAGCGGGCCATCGCGATGGCCCGCCCGGGCGACCTGGTGCTCATCGCGGGCAAGGGGCACGAGAAGACGCAGCACATCGGCAGCCGCGTCGTGCCCTTCGACGACGTCGACGTCGCGCGGGCCGCGCTGGCTCGCCGCCAGGCGAGGGCGGGATCGTGA